One genomic region from Argentina anserina chromosome 2, drPotAnse1.1, whole genome shotgun sequence encodes:
- the LOC126783447 gene encoding probable 1-deoxy-D-xylulose-5-phosphate synthase, chloroplastic — translation MGCASAGYPFGVTSNCYGKIGAFSHKVQLFGADFPRHVEFPRTILYPSSASTISSNEIVTQICSLPGSGAFFPEESSTPILDLVESPMHLKNLSLKELKQLSDEIRLELSSIMLKTRKSFKASLAVAELTVAIHHVFHAPVDKILWDAVEQTYAHKILTGRRALVHTVQRNGLSGSTSRPESEYDPFGAGHGCNSVSAGLGMAIARDLKGKRDRIVTIISNGTTMAGQVYEAMGNAGYFDINMVVILNDSRHSLHPKIEEGPKTSITALSSTLSKLQSSKSFRRFREVAKDVTKRIGMHELAAKVDEYARGMVGPLGATLFEELGLYYIGPVDGHNLEDLIFVLQQVASLDSMGPVLVHVITEENRGVENNTKLEGEDKQLGGMSSSIDLAPRMHRRTYSDCFVEALVMEAEKDKDIVTVHAGMHMETSFELFRERFPDKFFDVGMAEQHAVTFSAGLSRGGLKPFCIIPSTFLQRAYDQVVHDVDRQRIPVRFAITSAGLVGSDGPMQCGAFDITYMSCLPNMIVMAPSNEDELANMVATAAGIDDRPVCFRYPRGAIVGMDHFTCSGMAIEIGKGKVLAEGKDVALLGYGSMVQNCLKAQSLLSKLGIEVTVADARFCKPLDIKLLRQLCENHSFLITVEEGSIGGFGSHVAQFFSLDGQLDGKIKWRPIVLPDNYIEHASPSEQLAIAGLTGHHIAATALSLLGRNREALHFMC, via the exons ATGGGTTGTGCTTCAGCTGGGTACCCATTTGGAGTTACTTCCAATTGCTATGGAAAGATTGGGGCTTTTTCTCATAAAGTTCAGTTATTTGGTGCTGATTTCCCACGTCATGTGGAATTTCCAAGAACCATCTTGTACCCAAGTTCAGCTTCCACCATATCATCCAAT GAAATAGTCACTCAAATATGTTCTCTGCCTGGTAGTGGTGCTTTCTTCCCGGAAGAAAGCTCGACACCCATTCTCGATTTAGTTGAAAGTCCTATGCACTTGAAGAACTTGTCCCTAAAA GAACTGAAGCAATTATCTGATGAAATCCGTTTAGAGTTATCATCTATAATGCTGAAAACACGGAAGTCTTTCAAAGCCAGTTTGGCAGTGGCGGAGTTGACAGTTGCTATACACCATGTTTTCCATGCACCTGTTGACAAGATACTATGGGACGCTGTAGAACAA ACATATGCTCATAAAATTCTTACAGGACGGCGGGCCCTTGTACATACAGTGCAAAGAAATGGTCTTTCTGGTTCTACATCTCGACCTGAGAGTGAATATGATCCATTTGGGGCGGGACACGGGTGCAACAGTGTTTCAGCTGGACTTG GGATGGCAATTGCACGGGATTTAAAAGGGAAACGAGATCGTATTGTCACAATCATCAGCAATGGTACAACAATGGCAGGTCAGGTATATGAGGCGATGGGAAATGCAGGGTATTTCGACATAAATATGGTAGTCATTCTAAATGATAGTAGGCATTCTTTGCACCCTAAGATTGAAGAGGGCCCCAAGACATCTATTACTGCTCTATCCAGTACCTTAAGCAAGCTCCAGTCAAGTAAATCCTTTAGGAGGTTTAGAGAAGTTGCTAAG GATGTTACAAAAAGAATCGGTATGCATGAATTGGCAGCTAAAGTTGATGAGTATGCACGTGGTATGGTGGGTCCACTTGGAGCAACTCTATTTGAAGAGCTTGGATTGTATTACATTGGTCCTGTTGATGGCCACAACCTTGAAGATCTGATTTTTGTTCTACAACAAGTTGCATCGTTAGATTCTATGGGTCCTGTTTTGGTTCATGTAATAACAGAAGAAAATCGGGGAGTGGAGAACAACACAAAGCTTGAGGGGGAAGACAAGCAGCTGGGAG GTATGAGTAGTTCAATTGATTTAGCGCCCAGAATGCACCGTAGAACTTATAGTGACTGCTTTGTGGAGGCTTTAGTCATGGAGGCAGAGAAGGACAAAGATATAGTGACTGTTCATGCGGGGATGCATATGGAAACATCATTCGAATTATTCCGTGAAAGATTTCCTGATAAGTTTTTTGATGTGGGAATGGCTGAGCAACATGCAGTTACTTTTTCTGCTGGTTTGTCACGTGGAGGGTTGAAGCCATTTTGCATAATCCCTTCTACATTTCTACAAAGAGCTTACGACCAG GTAGTTCATGATGTAGATCGGCAAAGAATACCAGTGCGTTTTGCCATAACGAGTGCAGGCTTGGTAGGATCTGATGGTCCCATGCAGTGTGGAGCATTTGATATAACATATATGTCATGCTTACCAAACATGATTGTCATGGCACCATCCAATGAGGATGAGCTTGCCAACATGGTGGCCACTGCAGCTGGCATTGATGACCGCCCAGTTTGCTTCCGATATCCTAGGGGTGCCATTGTTGGGATGGATCATTTTACTTGCAGTGGGATGGCCATTGAG ATTGGAAAAGGAAAAGTTCTTGCAGAGGGTAAAGATGTGGCTTTGCTTGGATATGGGTCGATGGTCCAGAACTGCCTTAAGGCTCAGTCTCTTCTTTCAAAGCTTGGCATTGAAGTTACTGTTGCTGATGCAAGGTTCTGCAAGCCCTTAGATATTAAGCTTCTGAGGCAGCTTTGTGAAAATCATTCATTTCTGATCACGGTTGAGGAAGGGTCTATTGGAGGATTTGGATCCCATGTTGCACAGTTCTTTTCACTCGATGGACAGCTTGATGGAAAAATTAAG TGGCGACCAATTGTTTTACCGGACAATTACATTGAGCATGCATCCCCAAGTGAACAACTAGCTATTGCTGGGTTGACTGGACACCACATAGCTGCAACAGCGTTAAGTCTGCTTGGTCGAAATCGCGAAGCCCTCCACTTCATGTGCTAG